The following proteins are co-located in the Pomacea canaliculata isolate SZHN2017 linkage group LG10, ASM307304v1, whole genome shotgun sequence genome:
- the LOC112574395 gene encoding leucine-rich repeat-containing protein 57-like: MTTVKAYRLRIETEDPMYYGQKKLKITGRDLVNLSSSVFHLLELEVLDLSPERESCLDYKLTSLPPGIGRLVNLTTLMLDTNDLTEVPPEMALLQQLERLALSNNHLSSLPPEFKNLKELRSLHLANNDFHDFPPQLCCITTLQFLDLSDNHIKALPEEISQLQELQTLLLFINDLPKLPEALCQLTELRCLWVGKNRLRALPRHFGQLVNLDWGHRYTSSALDDNPLIHPPLEICRMGPQAIDRYMTSLHGGDTADRHKDDSRSRTNSRKDGKAEMIRDNGT; this comes from the exons ATGACAACAGTGAAAGCCTATCGTCTGCGTATCGAGACGGAAGACCCGATGTACTACGGGCAGAAGAAGCTGAAGATCACAGGCCGTGACCTCGTGAACCTCAGCAGCTCCGTCTTCCACCTGCTGGAGTTGGAGGTCCTCGACCTCAGTCCCGAGCGGGAGTCGTGCCTGGACTAcaagctgacgtcacttccgcccgGCATCGGGCGCCTGGTCAACTTGACCACGCTGATGCTGGACACCAACGACCTGACGGAGGTGCCGCCGGAGATGGCGCTGCTGCAGCAGTTGGAGCGCCTGGCCCTCAGCAACAACCACTTGTCCTCCCTGCCACCCGAGTTCAAGAACCTGAAGGAGCTGCGCAGCCTGCACCTGGCCAACAACGACTTCCACGACTTCCCGCCGCAGCTGTGCTGCATCACCACGCTGCAGTTCCTGGACCTGTCCGACAACCACATCAAG GCTCTGCCAGAGGAGATCAGCCAGCTGCAGGAGCTGCAGACGTTGTTGCTGTTCATCAACGACCTGCCGAAGCTGCCGGAAGCGCTGTGTCAGCTGACGGAGCTGCGGTGTCTGTGGGTGGGCAAGAACCGCCTGCGCGCGCTGCCTCGCCACTTCGGGCAGCTGGTCAACCTGGACTGGGGGCACCGCTACACCTCCTCCGCCCTCGACGACAACCCGCTCATCCACCCGCCGCTGGAGATCTGCCGCATGGGCCCGCAGGCCATCGACCGTTACATGACCTCGCTGCACGGCGGCGACACCGCGGACAGACACAAGGACGACAGCAGAAGCAGAACGAACTCCAGGAAAGACGGGAAGGCGGAAATGATCCGAGACAACGGAACATAG